From the genome of Bosea sp. Tri-49, one region includes:
- a CDS encoding peptidase: MTYCAGILVQDGLVMIADTRTNAGLDDISTFRKLHVFSWPGERTMALATAGNLSVTQSVVSLLHEGVPHPETGEPETLQNVSSMFRAAQLVGRAVRLVRETDGEALRDAGVKFDMSFLFGGQIQGQPMRLFMVYSAGNFIECGIDAPFLQIGEHKYGKPILDRAVTFKSHLYDALKVGLISMDSTMRSNLGVGLPIDLIVLRRDAAAPELNRRIEAGEPYFHDLRERWSAALRAAHMAIPRPPYEPADK, encoded by the coding sequence TTGACCTATTGCGCCGGCATTCTCGTCCAGGACGGGCTCGTGATGATCGCCGATACCCGTACCAATGCCGGGCTCGACGACATCTCGACCTTCCGCAAGCTGCACGTCTTCTCCTGGCCGGGCGAGCGGACGATGGCGCTCGCCACAGCCGGCAATCTCTCCGTCACCCAGTCGGTCGTCAGCCTGCTGCACGAGGGTGTCCCTCACCCGGAGACAGGCGAGCCGGAGACCTTGCAGAACGTCTCCTCGATGTTCCGCGCCGCGCAGCTCGTCGGCCGCGCGGTCCGTCTCGTGCGTGAGACCGATGGCGAGGCGTTGCGCGACGCCGGCGTCAAGTTCGACATGTCGTTTCTGTTCGGCGGGCAGATCCAGGGCCAGCCGATGCGGCTCTTCATGGTCTACTCGGCCGGCAACTTCATTGAATGCGGCATCGACGCGCCGTTCCTGCAGATCGGCGAGCACAAATACGGCAAGCCGATCCTCGATCGTGCCGTCACCTTCAAGAGCCATCTCTACGACGCGCTCAAGGTCGGGCTCATCTCGATGGATTCGACCATGCGCTCCAATCTCGGTGTCGGCCTGCCGATCGACCTGATCGTGCTCAGGCGCGACGCGGCTGCGCCCGAGCTCAATCGCAGGATCGAAGCCGGCGAGCCCTACTTCCACGATCTGCGCGAGCGCTGGTCGGCGGCTTTGCGCGCCGCCCATATGGCGATCCCGCGCCCGCCCTACGAGCCTGCCGACAAGTAA
- a CDS encoding transglutaminase family protein, translating into MRIRISHSIAYSYAEPVRQLRQVLRLTPRDHDGQHVMSWRVAPSIDGRLHAGQDPFGNIVHDFTADGPIESYTIEINGLVETIDLAGVVRGVTEKAPPDVFMRDTRLTQTSEPLRALADKAAGQDGSDLSKLHALLETIHTEIRCVPTADHLGIGAAACAEAGEGIPQDVAHVFMTCARLLGVPARYVSGYVAASDTLPHADGAHAWAEAYLPDYGWIGFDSANGLCPIDTHVRVATGLDYADAAPVRGARTGGQGESLLVAVSAQAAKPRFQGQ; encoded by the coding sequence ATGCGGATCCGGATTTCCCACAGCATCGCCTATTCCTATGCCGAGCCGGTGCGCCAGCTCAGGCAGGTGCTGCGGCTGACGCCGCGCGACCATGACGGCCAGCACGTCATGTCGTGGCGCGTGGCGCCGAGCATCGACGGGCGGCTGCATGCCGGGCAGGATCCGTTCGGCAACATCGTCCATGACTTCACCGCCGATGGGCCGATCGAGAGCTACACGATCGAGATCAATGGACTGGTCGAGACCATTGATCTCGCCGGCGTCGTCCGCGGCGTGACCGAGAAGGCGCCGCCCGACGTCTTCATGCGCGACACCCGGCTGACGCAAACGAGCGAGCCGCTACGCGCGCTCGCCGACAAGGCCGCCGGCCAGGACGGCAGCGACCTGAGCAAGCTGCACGCGCTGCTGGAGACGATCCACACCGAGATCCGCTGCGTGCCGACAGCCGACCATCTCGGTATCGGCGCTGCGGCCTGTGCGGAGGCCGGCGAAGGCATCCCGCAGGATGTCGCCCACGTCTTCATGACCTGCGCCCGCCTTTTGGGGGTCCCCGCGCGCTACGTCTCCGGCTATGTTGCGGCGTCGGACACTCTGCCCCACGCCGACGGCGCCCATGCCTGGGCCGAAGCTTACTTGCCCGATTATGGCTGGATCGGCTTCGACAGCGCCAACGGCCTCTGCCCGATCGACACGCATGTGCGCGTCGCAACTGGTCTCGACTATGCCGATGCCGCCCCGGTCCGCGGCGCCCGCACCGGCGGCCAGGGCGAGAGCCTCCTGGTCGCGGTCAGTGCCCAGGCAGCGAAACCGCGCTTTCAGGGACAATAA
- a CDS encoding alpha-E domain-containing protein produces the protein MLSRTADSLYWVSRYVERAEYLARILDATTRLTNLPSAYGGAGTEWQSAVATAGCEETFAKAYGEANERNVCDFLSFNPDNPTSIRNCFALARSNARAVRTALTSEMWDALNGAWLELQRFERKRMDREEFARFLDWVKGVSLAFDGSAYRTMLRDDGYWFSRLGVNVERADNTARILDVKYHVLLPDNEQVGGSLDYFQWTTMLREVSALTAYHWVYRQAVKPVLIADLLILNRRMPRSLASCYENISRFLDQIGDAYNRHGPAQRQARKTLTHLANTPIEAVLQRGLHEFIEDFITENNRLGHVIVEQYLQ, from the coding sequence ATGCTTTCCCGTACCGCCGACAGCCTCTACTGGGTCTCGCGCTATGTCGAACGGGCCGAATACCTCGCCCGAATCCTCGACGCGACGACCCGCCTGACCAACCTGCCCTCCGCCTATGGCGGCGCCGGCACCGAATGGCAGAGCGCCGTCGCCACCGCCGGCTGCGAAGAGACCTTCGCCAAGGCCTATGGCGAGGCGAACGAGCGCAATGTCTGCGACTTCCTCAGCTTCAACCCGGACAACCCCACCTCGATCCGCAACTGCTTCGCGCTCGCCCGTTCCAACGCCCGTGCGGTCCGCACCGCGCTGACCTCGGAGATGTGGGACGCGCTCAACGGCGCCTGGCTCGAACTGCAGCGCTTCGAGCGCAAGCGCATGGATCGCGAGGAGTTCGCGCGTTTCCTCGACTGGGTGAAGGGCGTCTCGCTGGCCTTCGACGGCTCGGCCTACCGGACCATGCTGCGCGACGACGGCTACTGGTTCTCGCGGCTCGGCGTGAATGTCGAACGGGCCGACAACACCGCCCGCATCCTCGACGTAAAGTACCATGTGCTGCTGCCCGACAATGAGCAGGTCGGCGGCTCGCTCGACTACTTCCAGTGGACCACGATGCTGCGCGAGGTCTCGGCGCTGACCGCCTATCACTGGGTCTATCGCCAGGCCGTGAAGCCAGTGCTGATCGCAGACCTGCTGATTCTCAACCGGCGCATGCCGCGCTCGCTGGCGAGCTGCTACGAGAACATCTCACGCTTCCTCGACCAGATCGGCGACGCCTACAACCGGCATGGGCCGGCGCAGCGCCAGGCCCGCAAGACCCTGACCCATCTCGCCAACACGCCGATCGAGGCGGTGCTCCAGCGCGGGCTGCACGAGTTCATCGAGGACTTCATCACCGAGAACAACCGCCTCGGACACGTCATCGTTGAACAATACCTGCAATAA
- a CDS encoding circularly permuted type 2 ATP-grasp protein produces MVAFDEMTGGEGGLRAAYGELDRWLKEAPPEMLALRRSQAELFFRRIGITFAVYGDEESTERLIPFDIIPRVLTKPEWTKLEKGLRQRVTALNMFLADVYGPKECLKAGIIPPDLVYRNACYQMQMVDFQVPHGIYCHIAGIDIVRVDADTFYVLEDNARTPSGVSYMMENREVMLRLFPELFATHRVAPVDNYPDQLLATLRSVAPRTASSDPTICLLTPGQYNSAFYEHSFLADKLGVELVEGSDLLVKDDVVYMRTTQGPKRVDVIYRRIDDDFIDPLVFRSDSVLGVPGIIGAYKAGNVTLANAVGTGVSDDKAVYSYMPEIVKFFTGEEPILKNVPTYRCREREANAYVLDNLEKLVVKEVNGSGGYGMLVGPHASKQQIETFRRKLKAQPEGFIAQPTLALSTCPTFVASGVAPRHVDLRPYVLSGANGISCVPGGLTRVALKEGSLVVNSSQGGGTKDTWVLDA; encoded by the coding sequence ATGGTCGCATTCGATGAGATGACGGGTGGAGAAGGCGGCCTGCGGGCGGCCTATGGTGAACTGGATCGCTGGCTGAAGGAGGCGCCGCCCGAGATGCTGGCCCTGCGCCGGTCACAGGCCGAGCTGTTCTTCCGCCGCATCGGCATCACCTTCGCCGTCTATGGCGACGAGGAATCGACCGAGCGCCTGATCCCCTTCGACATCATCCCGCGGGTGCTGACCAAGCCGGAATGGACCAAGCTGGAGAAGGGGCTGCGCCAGCGCGTCACCGCGCTCAACATGTTCCTGGCCGATGTCTACGGCCCGAAGGAATGCCTCAAGGCCGGCATCATCCCGCCCGACCTGGTCTATCGCAACGCCTGCTATCAGATGCAGATGGTCGATTTCCAGGTGCCGCACGGCATCTACTGTCATATCGCCGGCATCGATATCGTCCGCGTCGACGCCGACACCTTCTATGTGCTCGAGGACAATGCCCGCACGCCCTCCGGCGTCTCCTACATGATGGAGAACCGCGAGGTGATGCTGCGGCTCTTCCCGGAGCTCTTCGCGACCCATCGCGTCGCCCCGGTCGACAATTATCCCGACCAACTGCTCGCGACGCTGCGCTCGGTCGCGCCGCGCACCGCCTCTTCCGATCCAACGATCTGCCTGTTGACGCCCGGCCAGTACAATTCGGCCTTCTACGAGCACTCGTTCCTGGCCGACAAGCTCGGCGTCGAGCTGGTCGAGGGCTCGGACCTGCTGGTCAAGGACGACGTCGTCTACATGCGCACGACGCAGGGGCCGAAGCGCGTCGACGTGATCTACCGGCGCATCGACGACGACTTCATCGATCCGCTGGTCTTTCGCAGCGATTCCGTCCTCGGCGTGCCCGGCATCATCGGCGCCTACAAGGCCGGCAATGTCACGTTGGCCAACGCGGTCGGCACCGGCGTCTCCGACGACAAGGCGGTCTACAGCTACATGCCGGAGATCGTGAAGTTCTTCACCGGCGAGGAGCCGATCCTGAAGAACGTGCCGACCTATCGCTGCCGCGAGCGCGAGGCCAACGCCTATGTGCTCGACAATCTCGAAAAGCTCGTTGTCAAGGAAGTCAACGGCTCCGGCGGCTACGGCATGCTGGTCGGCCCGCATGCCAGCAAGCAGCAGATCGAGACCTTCCGCAGGAAGCTGAAAGCGCAGCCCGAGGGCTTCATCGCCCAGCCGACGCTGGCACTCTCGACCTGCCCGACCTTCGTCGCCTCGGGCGTCGCGCCACGCCATGTCGATTTGCGCCCCTATGTGCTCTCCGGCGCCAACGGCATCTCCTGCGTGCCGGGCGGGCTGACCCGCGTCGCGCTCAAGGAAGGCTCGCTCGTGGTCAATTCCAGCCAGGGCGGCGGCACCAAGGACACCTGGGTTCTCGATGCATGA